A genome region from Salvelinus alpinus chromosome 26, SLU_Salpinus.1, whole genome shotgun sequence includes the following:
- the LOC139554932 gene encoding glycoprotein endo-alpha-1,2-mannosidase-like protein: MTRLRKKAFIALFLFTLFIFGTMMGLRTLKPSDGFSDLAPGMGEFVGERGGDRRRPVSNDMVVSPGQSHLASDTKVVFTKSDRDYSIFYDVQIFYYLWYGNPQMDGKYIHWDHVLVPHWDPKIAASHAKGRHTPPEDIASSFYPELGPYSSRDPTVLESHMSQIEAAAAGVLVLSWYPPGIADNHGEPCEDLVPAVMDAAHRHSIKVAFHIQPYKGRTDLSMHDNIKYIIDKYGNHGAFYRFRSTTGRILPLFYVYDSYLTPPEAWADLLHPAGAHTLRGTLYDGVFLALVVEERHKHDILAGGFDGMYTYFASNGFSFGSSHQNWKAVKDFCDGNNLLFVPSAGPGYVDTAVRPWNNHNTRNRVNGRYYETSLQAALSVRPEIVTITSFNEWHEGTQIEKAVPRKTVTRLYLDYQPHRSDLYLELTRKWAEHFNKEKDKWLM; this comes from the exons ATGACACGGCTGCGCAAGAAAGCTTTCATTGCACTTTTCTTATTCACCCTCTTCATCTTCGGGACCATGATGGGCCTCAGAACACTGAAACCCAGCGATGGCTTCTCAGACCTGGCCCCGGGAATGGGAGAGTTTGTGGGGGAAAGAGGAGGCGACCGGCGACGGCCAGTTTCAAACGACATGGTAGTTTCCCCTGGTCAGTCCCATCTAGCCAGCGACACCAAAGTCGTCTTCACAAAATCCGACCGTGACTACAGTATATTCTACGACGTACAAATCTTCTATTACCTATGGTACGGCAACCCACAGATGGACGGTAAATATATTCACTGGGACCATGTTCTAGTACCGCACTGGGACCCTAAGATCGCCGCCAGCCACGCCAAAGGAAGACACACTCCTCCGGAGGACATAGCGTCGAGTTTCTACCCGGAGCTAGGACCATACAGTTCCAGAGACCCCACCGTGCTGGAGTCACACATGTCGCAGATTGAAGCGGCTGCAGCAG GGGTACTGGTTCTGTCTTGGTACCCGCCTGGCATTGCAGACAACCATGGTGAGCCATGTGAAGACCTGGTGCCTGCTGTCATGGACGCTGCCCACAGACACAGCATCAAG GTGGCGTTCCACATCCAGCCGTACAAGGGACGGACTGACCTCAGCATGCACGATAACATCAAATACATCATTGACAA GTACGGGAACCATGGCGCCTTCTACCGCTTCAGGTCGACCACGGGGCGGATCCTTCCTCTGTTCTATGTCTACGACTCCTACCTGACCCCGCCTGAGGCCTGGGCCGACCTGCTCCACCCCGCCGGCGCCCACACCCTCCGCGGCACGCTCTACGACGGCGTCTTCCTCGCCCTGGTCGTAGAGGAACGCCACAAACACGACATCCTGGCCGGTGGCTTCGACGGCATGTATACGTACTTCGCCTCCAACGGCTTCTCCTTCGGCTCCTCTCACCAGAACTGGAAGGCGGTCAAGGACTTCTGTGACGGTAACAACCTGCTGTTTGTACCCAGCGCCGGGCCGGGATACGTCGACACCGCAGTGAGGCCATGGAACAACCACAACACGAGGAATAGGGTCAACGGACGCTATTATGAGACCAGCCTACAGGCTGCGCTGTCGGTGCGGCCGGAGATCGTGACCATCACGTCGTTCAACGAGTGGCATGAGGGGACACAGATTGAGAAGGCGGTGCCCAGGAAGACGGTGACGCGGCTGTATCTGGACTACCAGCCCCACCGGTCAGATCTATACCTGGAACTCACCAGGAAGTGGGCCGAACACTTCAACAAGGAGAAAGACAAGTGGCTCATGTAG